One Nonomuraea angiospora DNA segment encodes these proteins:
- a CDS encoding tetratricopeptide repeat protein: MLICLRPPRSTRHRPAPHPPGRGSASSPPSPPGPDPLRGDRRPSEQATTRDSLGYIHRRLGHFVQAVTRFERALELFRELGTRSFEGGALHALGDAHHDAGDLDAAHRVWQDAFGILDQQRAHPGPAGAARRAPATRPHHRRHGAQRTDRRPGVRDDITWTPRHL; this comes from the coding sequence GTGCTGATCTGCTTGCGGCCGCCGCGCTCAACGCGCCATCGGCCGGCGCCGCACCCACCTGGGCGAGGCTCAGCAAGCTCTCCTCCATCGCCACCAGGCCCTGACCCTCTACGAGGAGATCGCCGACCGTCAGAGCAGGCAACGACCCGTGACAGTCTCGGCTACATCCACCGCCGCCTCGGCCACTTCGTCCAGGCGGTCACGCGCTTCGAGCGGGCGCTGGAGCTGTTCCGCGAGCTCGGGACCAGGTCCTTCGAAGGCGGGGCGCTCCACGCGCTCGGCGACGCCCACCATGACGCCGGAGATCTCGATGCCGCCCACCGCGTGTGGCAGGACGCGTTCGGCATCCTCGACCAGCAACGAGCGCACCCTGGACCGGCCGGCGCAGCGCGACGGGCACCGGCCACGCGCCCTCACCACCGACGACACGGTGCTCAGAGGACCGATCGGCGCCCAGGGGTCCGGGATGACATCACCTGGACCCCTCGACATCTATGA